The Gossypium arboreum isolate Shixiya-1 chromosome 6, ASM2569848v2, whole genome shotgun sequence DNA window ATATTGTATTGTGGTTATAATCGACAACATGTACTACATTGAAGGCTGATACCACAACATCAATTATTCTATGTTAATTGTTGTGCTGTGTGTGATATGCCATCTATTTAAGCTGGACAGTCATCACTTTGTAAATGGAATCTCACATCTGCATTAGCAGGTATATTGACTAATAATGGAgaagctgctgctgctgctgctgctgctgtgaCTATTCAGAATCCATCAGCCTCTGAAAATATGCCTGCTGATGGTGCTGAATGGGTGGACTTGTTTGTGAGGGAGATGATGAGTGCTACAAGTGTGGATGATGCCAAATCCCATGTCTCTAAATTGCTTGCAGTTTTGGAGAATTCCATAAGTAAATGTGTTGCAGAAGAGACGgtacaaaattttcaaaaggtGTTATCTCTTAACCATCTTTGGATCTCTATCTATCATTCTGTTCTGGACTAGCCAGAGGTCTGCAAACGCATGAAGCAACTTTTAGACAAAATGCTATATGGACACTCAATGTTGGTTATTGACATGAACATGATCGAGAGTAATAGGAATCAATATGATCTGCAATGAAATGTGTGTGATTATGATGCTAAGGTCAGCCTGCCTTTACATCAATGTGTCAGACATGTGCGTGGTGTTGTTGGTGATTGTGAATAGGTGTAACCTCGTGGGTCTTTTGGTCATGTCGAGTGCAGAGCAGGCCCATTTAATCGGTCGTTGAATTGAACATATGAGTGTCAGATGTTAGACACCCGAGTTCAAGCAACATAGgttttccacatccatgaaatcAACGCAGGCTTATAATAAAATTTCCTTTTAGTACCGAACTGAAGTTGTTAAAAATAAGTAATAACTTTGTTTACTCATTTCTGTTCTTTTTTCCAGGAAAATCTCATGTTAAAGGGACAAATTGAAGCGATGATTCAAGAAAATATAGTCCTCAAACGTGCAGTGGCAATCCAACATGAACGACAAAAGGAGTATCAAGATAAAAACCAAGAGTTAGAACATTTAAAGCAATTGGTGTCTCAATACCAGGAACAGATGCGAACTTTGGAGGTCAGAATCAAAATCTTTTAGATCTCTTCAATCAATAAAATGTTGCCCGTAATACTGTGTTGATCTTAAGGAACTCATCTCTATATTTCGCTTGTATTACTTGACAGGTAAATAACTATGCATTGATGATGCATTTGAGACAGGCACAAGAAAGCAACTCGATCCCAGGACGGTTCAACCCGGATGTCTTCTAAAGAACAAAAAGAT harbors:
- the LOC108483985 gene encoding uncharacterized protein LOC108483985 isoform X2; this encodes MSAAVCGSKRSFFEDIPSPPSASSSKKLRRCSPSSPSSVRLSPSPSALNHLQSIFPHMDPQLLEQALLECGNDIDTAIKKLEDLCLGAAEARGGKTCTVEELGTTAEQGILTNNGEAAAAAAAAVTIQNPSASENMPADGAEWVDLFVREMMSATSVDDAKSHVSKLLAVLENSISKCVAEETVQNFQKENLMLKGQIEAMIQENIVLKRAVAIQHERQKEYQDKNQELEHLKQLVSQYQEQMRTLEVNNYALMMHLRQAQESNSIPGRFNPDVF
- the LOC108483985 gene encoding uncharacterized protein LOC108483985 isoform X1, producing the protein MSAAVCGSKRSFFEDIPSPPSASSSKKLRRCSPSSPSSVRLSPSPSALNHLQSIFPHMDPQLLEQALLECGNDIDTAIKKLEDLCLGAAEARGGKTCTVEELGTTAEQAGILTNNGEAAAAAAAAVTIQNPSASENMPADGAEWVDLFVREMMSATSVDDAKSHVSKLLAVLENSISKCVAEETVQNFQKENLMLKGQIEAMIQENIVLKRAVAIQHERQKEYQDKNQELEHLKQLVSQYQEQMRTLEVNNYALMMHLRQAQESNSIPGRFNPDVF